A portion of the Blautia hansenii DSM 20583 genome contains these proteins:
- a CDS encoding methylaspartate ammonia-lyase: protein MKIVDVVCSKARTGFFFDDQRAIKKGAVADGAAYFGETVTPGFKSVRQAGEAISVMLILEDGQIAWGDCAAVQYSGAGGRDPLFLAEDFIPIIEKYIKPELVGKEADSFKGLCEMLENIQVDGKRLHTAIRYGVSQAILDAVAKSSKRLMCEVVADEYGTTVSEEPIPVFTQSGDNRYDNADKMILKGAAVMPHALINNVKLKLGEKGELLKEYVQWLSQRVQKLRNDENYMPVFHIDVYGTIGAIFGVDNYPAMADYLAELEEAAKPFHLRIEGPMDAEEREKQMLCLKGLREEVDRRGINVELVADEWCNTLEDVKYFADNKAGHMAQIKTPDLGGINNIVEAVLYCKEKGFGAYQGGTCNETDRSAQVCVNCAMATKPDQILAKPGMGVDEGYMIVYNEMERILALRKARK, encoded by the coding sequence ATGAAAATAGTAGATGTTGTTTGTTCGAAAGCAAGAACCGGATTTTTCTTTGATGACCAAAGAGCAATTAAAAAAGGAGCAGTAGCTGACGGAGCAGCTTACTTTGGAGAAACTGTTACACCGGGATTTAAGTCTGTAAGACAGGCAGGCGAAGCAATTTCCGTTATGTTGATTTTAGAGGACGGACAGATTGCGTGGGGTGATTGTGCTGCCGTTCAGTATTCCGGAGCAGGCGGAAGAGACCCATTGTTCTTAGCAGAAGACTTTATTCCGATTATTGAAAAATATATTAAACCGGAATTAGTAGGAAAAGAAGCAGACAGCTTTAAAGGCTTATGTGAAATGTTGGAAAACATTCAGGTAGACGGAAAGAGACTGCATACAGCAATTCGCTATGGTGTCAGCCAGGCAATTTTGGATGCAGTTGCAAAATCCAGCAAGAGACTGATGTGTGAAGTTGTAGCAGATGAATATGGTACAACTGTTTCTGAAGAACCAATTCCTGTTTTCACACAGTCCGGTGACAATCGTTATGACAATGCAGATAAGATGATCTTAAAAGGGGCTGCAGTTATGCCTCATGCATTAATTAACAATGTAAAATTGAAACTGGGTGAAAAAGGAGAATTGCTGAAAGAATATGTACAGTGGTTAAGCCAGCGTGTACAGAAACTTCGCAATGATGAAAATTATATGCCTGTATTCCATATTGACGTATATGGAACAATTGGAGCAATTTTCGGTGTGGATAATTATCCTGCAATGGCAGATTATCTGGCAGAGCTGGAAGAAGCAGCAAAACCATTCCATTTGAGAATTGAAGGACCTATGGATGCAGAGGAAAGAGAAAAACAGATGCTTTGCTTAAAAGGACTTCGTGAGGAAGTGGACAGACGTGGTATCAACGTAGAGCTGGTTGCTGACGAATGGTGCAATACTTTAGAAGATGTAAAATATTTTGCAGATAATAAAGCAGGTCACATGGCACAGATTAAAACACCTGACCTTGGTGGAATTAATAATATTGTGGAAGCAGTATTATACTGTAAGGAAAAAGGTTTTGGTGCTTATCAGGGTGGTACATGTAATGAAACAGACCGTTCCGCTCAGGTATGTGTAAACTGTGCTATGGCTACAAAACCAGATCAGATTTTAGCAAAACCAGGTATGGGTGTTGACGAAGGCTACATGATTGTTTACAACGAAATGGAAAGAATTCTTGCCCTTCGTAAAGCAAGAAAATAA
- a CDS encoding fumarate hydratase, translating into MVRSIDVKLLTENIKEMCIQANHYLAPDMDKAMKNAYEKETKPLAKQILGQLLENLNIAGEDMIPICQDTGMAVVFLKVGQDVHFEGGSVEAAVNEGVRQGYAEGYLRKSVVGDPLLRVNTKDNTPAIIHYEIVPGDKVEIMVAPKGFGSENMSKIYMLKPADGIEGVKEAIINTVKEAGPNACPPVVVGVGIGGTFEKAAILAKKALTREIGTHSELAHIKELEEELLEKINQIGLGPAGLGGDTTALAVNINTYATHIAGLPVAVNICCHVNRHIARTI; encoded by the coding sequence ATGGTTCGCAGTATAGACGTAAAACTTTTAACAGAGAATATTAAAGAAATGTGTATTCAGGCAAATCACTATCTGGCGCCGGATATGGACAAGGCAATGAAAAATGCCTATGAAAAAGAGACAAAGCCTTTGGCAAAGCAGATTTTGGGGCAGCTTTTGGAAAATCTGAATATTGCCGGAGAAGATATGATACCAATTTGTCAGGATACGGGTATGGCAGTGGTGTTTTTAAAGGTAGGACAGGATGTACACTTTGAAGGCGGAAGCGTAGAAGCTGCCGTAAACGAAGGGGTAAGACAGGGATATGCAGAAGGTTATCTGAGGAAATCCGTGGTTGGAGACCCTTTGCTTCGTGTAAATACAAAGGACAATACACCTGCCATTATCCATTACGAAATTGTACCGGGTGACAAGGTGGAAATTATGGTAGCACCCAAAGGCTTCGGAAGCGAGAACATGAGTAAAATTTATATGCTGAAGCCGGCAGACGGCATTGAAGGCGTAAAAGAAGCAATCATCAACACCGTAAAAGAAGCAGGACCAAATGCCTGCCCACCGGTTGTTGTTGGCGTGGGAATTGGCGGAACTTTTGAAAAGGCTGCTATTTTGGCAAAAAAAGCCCTGACAAGAGAAATCGGTACACATTCAGAGCTTGCCCATATTAAAGAGCTGGAAGAAGAATTACTGGAAAAAATCAATCAGATTGGTTTAGGACCTGCGGGGCTTGGCGGAGATACTACTGCGCTGGCAGTGAATATCAACACTTATGCAACACATATCGCAGGACTTCCTGTGGCAGTAAATATTTGCTGTCATGTAAACCGTCATATTGCCAGAACAATATAA
- a CDS encoding methylaspartate mutase subunit E produces MDIRNKKLSDDEFYGIRKEILGQWSTGKDVDFDEAVEYHKNMPETKSFSRKLSQAKKERKTLIQPRAGVALIDEHIKLLQYLQDKGEADLLPTTIDSYTRQNRYEEAEVGIKESIHTQKSMLNGFPAVNHGVYGCRQIIENLDTPVQVRHGTPDARLLTEICYAGGFTSYEGGGISYNIPYAKDVPLERTIYDWQYVDRLTGIYEEAGVSINREPYGPLTGTLVPPSMSNAVAIIEALLAAEQGVKNVTVGYGQCGNLVQDVAALRVLEELTEEYLDKYGYEDVTVTSVLHQWMGGFPQDEAKAFAVISWGSSVAALAKATKVIVKTPHEAMGVPTMEANAQGLRCTKQAISLLADQELKSSALELEKAIIKGETCAIVDKCFELGMGDLALGVIRAVKAGVIDIPFAPSRYNFGKMLPARDNEGAVRYLNVANVPLPQELVDFNRGKIEHRAKLEKRKASFQMVIDDVYAISKGRLVGKPK; encoded by the coding sequence ATGGACATAAGAAATAAAAAGTTATCTGATGATGAGTTCTATGGTATTCGAAAAGAGATTTTAGGACAGTGGTCAACAGGAAAAGACGTTGATTTTGACGAAGCAGTAGAATACCACAAAAATATGCCTGAAACAAAAAGCTTTTCCAGAAAGCTGTCACAGGCAAAAAAAGAAAGAAAAACTTTAATTCAGCCAAGAGCTGGTGTAGCGTTAATTGATGAGCATATTAAGCTTTTACAGTATTTACAGGATAAAGGTGAAGCAGATTTACTTCCTACAACCATTGACTCCTATACACGTCAGAACCGTTATGAGGAAGCAGAAGTAGGTATTAAAGAGTCTATTCATACACAGAAATCCATGTTAAATGGTTTTCCGGCTGTAAACCACGGTGTATACGGATGCCGTCAGATTATTGAAAATCTGGATACTCCTGTACAGGTACGTCACGGTACTCCGGATGCCAGATTGCTGACAGAAATCTGTTATGCAGGTGGATTTACCAGTTACGAAGGTGGTGGTATTTCCTACAATATCCCTTATGCGAAGGATGTTCCTCTTGAAAGAACCATTTATGACTGGCAGTATGTAGACCGTTTGACAGGGATTTATGAAGAAGCGGGAGTTTCTATTAACCGTGAACCTTACGGACCACTTACAGGTACTTTAGTACCACCTTCTATGTCAAATGCAGTTGCAATTATTGAAGCACTTTTGGCAGCAGAACAGGGAGTAAAAAATGTAACTGTTGGTTATGGACAGTGTGGTAACTTAGTGCAGGACGTTGCTGCTTTACGTGTTCTGGAAGAATTGACAGAAGAATATCTGGACAAATACGGATACGAAGATGTAACAGTTACATCTGTTCTTCATCAGTGGATGGGAGGATTTCCACAGGATGAGGCAAAAGCCTTCGCCGTTATTTCATGGGGAAGTTCTGTTGCAGCTCTTGCAAAGGCTACAAAGGTTATTGTTAAAACTCCTCACGAAGCAATGGGTGTTCCTACAATGGAAGCAAATGCACAGGGACTTCGCTGTACAAAACAGGCAATTTCTCTGCTGGCAGATCAGGAATTAAAGAGCTCTGCTCTTGAGCTTGAAAAAGCAATTATTAAAGGTGAAACCTGTGCCATCGTAGATAAATGCTTTGAGCTTGGTATGGGAGATTTAGCGCTGGGTGTTATTCGTGCAGTAAAAGCCGGTGTCATTGATATTCCATTTGCACCAAGCCGTTACAACTTTGGTAAGATGCTTCCGGCACGTGACAATGAAGGCGCTGTTCGTTACTTAAATGTAGCAAACGTACCATTACCACAGGAGCTGGTTGATTTTAACAGAGGAAAGATTGAACATCGTGCAAAACTGGAGAAGAGAAAAGCTTCCTTCCAGATGGTAATCGATGATGTATACGCTATCAGTAAAGGAAGACTTGTCGGAAAGCCTAAATAA
- a CDS encoding alanine-tRNA synthetase second additional domain-containing protein yields MAYSKQMQDGNLYSYYFAPRGNRRMADLGMQLSQMYLSPFDHIIGIIGDAGAGKSLLIKGMFPGVDLTNDDEGVNIRPLPLLHENLEDPFSPHTYHLDIRFESAFTQMHVLAEAILEAAKNGKMVIVEHFELIFPFLKRNADLLVGIGEEIIITRPNMFGPLPENIAKIVHKSVTYRKAAHTLEDLCVHFMGEGYAQDGPRSDVRHGFVLEFEEKPQVDIYELERKVKEAVERDLPVSYYDENHVQIGDYILECLGPRMHISSTGKIKDFTLVKDYPQDPRNGYYMLIGLLGKHQSDDIKDFNRIDISKHLTNHLK; encoded by the coding sequence ATGGCATATTCAAAACAAATGCAGGATGGAAACCTGTACAGTTATTATTTTGCTCCCAGAGGAAACCGCCGTATGGCAGATTTGGGGATGCAGTTAAGTCAGATGTATTTAAGTCCTTTTGACCACATTATTGGGATTATCGGAGATGCAGGCGCAGGAAAAAGTCTTTTGATTAAGGGTATGTTTCCAGGGGTGGATCTTACCAATGATGATGAAGGAGTGAATATTCGTCCATTGCCTTTATTGCACGAAAATTTGGAAGACCCCTTTTCTCCGCATACGTATCATCTGGATATTCGCTTTGAGTCTGCATTTACACAGATGCACGTGCTTGCGGAAGCGATTTTAGAGGCTGCAAAGAATGGGAAAATGGTGATTGTAGAACATTTTGAACTGATTTTCCCGTTTTTGAAACGTAATGCCGATTTACTGGTGGGAATTGGGGAAGAAATTATTATTACTAGACCCAATATGTTTGGACCGCTTCCGGAAAACATTGCCAAAATTGTACATAAGTCTGTAACTTACCGAAAAGCAGCTCATACGCTGGAAGATTTATGTGTGCATTTTATGGGAGAGGGCTATGCGCAGGACGGACCTCGTTCCGATGTTCGCCATGGCTTTGTATTGGAGTTTGAAGAAAAACCACAGGTAGATATTTATGAGCTGGAAAGAAAAGTAAAAGAAGCGGTAGAACGGGACTTACCGGTATCTTACTATGATGAAAATCATGTGCAGATTGGAGACTATATTTTAGAGTGTTTAGGTCCGAGAATGCACATTTCCAGTACAGGTAAGATTAAGGATTTTACTTTAGTAAAGGATTATCCGCAAGACCCAAGAAACGGCTACTATATGTTAATCGGATTATTGGGAAAACATCAGTCAGATGATATTAAGGATTTTAATCGCATTGATATCAGCAAGCATTTAACTAACCATTTGAAGTAA